A single window of Syntrophus aciditrophicus SB DNA harbors:
- a CDS encoding ATP-binding protein, whose translation MVFQIFQSRKKRTGQGKSKNLQWIAQSLRLLPDPVVGVMDRPQSKPADFYRELGELFGVGLTPLNRYDGFKALQTKCKNHCLSTLGRLVLLINEAQEVSSSCLTELRLLQSATFDSESILYTILCGGECLPERFRTPELLPLGSRIRVRLQLAPANSGTTPGIHQLLPGAGRKPTPDDPGADSILDRTFS comes from the coding sequence GTGGTATTCCAGATCTTTCAAAGCAGGAAGAAGCGAACCGGGCAAGGAAAAAGCAAAAACCTCCAATGGATCGCCCAAAGTCTTCGTCTCTTGCCCGATCCGGTGGTCGGCGTTATGGATAGGCCGCAAAGCAAACCGGCTGACTTCTATCGTGAATTGGGAGAACTCTTCGGAGTGGGATTGACGCCCTTGAATCGCTATGACGGCTTCAAGGCCCTGCAAACAAAATGCAAAAATCACTGCCTATCCACGCTGGGCCGTCTGGTGCTGCTCATCAACGAAGCTCAGGAAGTATCGTCATCCTGTCTGACCGAACTGCGACTGCTGCAAAGCGCCACCTTCGATTCGGAAAGTATCCTATATACCATCCTTTGCGGCGGCGAATGTCTACCGGAACGGTTCCGCACCCCGGAACTTCTCCCCCTGGGAAGCCGTATCCGAGTCCGACTCCAACTGGCGCCCGCTAACTCCGGAACAACTCCGGGAATACATCAGCTTCTCCCTGGAGCAGGCCGGAAACCCACACCTGATGACCCGGGAGCTGATTCAATCCTTGATCGAACGTTTTCTTAA
- a CDS encoding MauE/DoxX family redox-associated membrane protein, whose amino-acid sequence MWNSIVRLLSSLWIYRGVRLALAVLFIYGGIVKLLDPHAFARTISAYDLVPDALLPVVAIGLPIVELLAGLALVFDLRGSLATIAGLFFLFLAVLGYGILQNLDVDCGCFGAEELDKQAGLRLAFYRDLAMAGIVIPYLYLSRWMRLKKEKAPEIGPTEKNKL is encoded by the coding sequence TTGTGGAATAGCATCGTCAGACTGCTTTCCTCCCTTTGGATCTACCGGGGAGTCCGCCTTGCCCTTGCAGTTCTGTTCATCTATGGCGGCATCGTCAAACTCCTGGATCCCCATGCCTTTGCCCGCACCATTTCCGCCTATGATCTCGTTCCGGACGCCCTATTGCCCGTTGTGGCCATTGGATTGCCCATTGTGGAACTCCTTGCGGGGCTTGCCCTCGTCTTTGACCTTCGGGGTAGTCTCGCAACGATTGCCGGGCTTTTTTTCCTTTTTCTGGCGGTCCTGGGTTACGGCATTCTCCAGAATCTGGACGTGGACTGCGGCTGCTTCGGAGCTGAGGAGCTGGACAAGCAAGCAGGTTTGCGGCTCGCCTTCTATCGGGACCTGGCTATGGCGGGTATCGTGATCCCTTATCTCTATCTTTCCCGTTGGATGCGCCTCAAAAAAGAGAAAGCCCCGGAAATTGGGCCGACAGAAAAAAATAAATTGTAA
- a CDS encoding radical SAM protein encodes MMTKITDWQRIEYDSIPIYVRPDIPDWFVPNQAADEALVEFEEKGQISGDISNLLKRIEGPAGTSYFSRSGHLNLDGLKECWLHITNRCNLECRHCMFQSSPRERDELEPEDCNRIIREVYALGCRLFFFTGGEPLLAEAFFSSVQEILQRPDTHIAVLTNLSLLPGSKDFFQTLPQERLHFQVSVDGLESNHDALRGPQSFRRLNENLAMLRELGFPITLSMTVNRSNVGEMAGIIDFASSQCVSNVHFLWLFRKGNANEGFFVDPDKIFLHLKAAWERADRLGVKIDNIESIRSQVFSCPGTRYDLSNAGWQSLAIGPDGQVYPTPALVYTEGMRCGPVSEGLKEVWENSPVLKAVRNASLDTSEVYRANPFRYIIGGGDIDHSYLSSGQIAGDDPYGELYTSIAKELIVREARQYETVGYPAFKLKMGEKLGECPVEGSAVFFTHSNCVLTLPGHDIHTQVNRFYSGAAETLQEDILNPICYEESLIAHIPEEKRYRSYGCGSPVLEANIQPGESVVDLGSGTGIECFIAGRLTGPQGRVIGIDMGDAMLDVAEKTKVRVTESLSYDNIIFKKAFLESLPLDDRSVDLVISNCVLNLSPDKRRVFQEIFRVLKPGGRLIISDITCNQDIPLEIKYNEKLRGECIGGALRYLDLFGLLNDLGFSHSRIVSGYPYRTVKGYDFHSITYSAVKPAENQRPVLYDFPDFESLMKEVETEPTCACFAAPEQPSQKPVLNDAPHRSGCLLCGAELLYFDVDRSLSCFYCGRSLPANTQCVNGHFVCDSCHSADAVGIIRQVCLNSREADAVVLMQTIRSHPHFRIHGPEHHSLVPAVILTALRNSGDDISDEQILTGIQRGQTIAGGACAFLGACGAAIGVGIAFSVLTAATPYDGEKRQTVQQVTRKALGEIASYDAPRCCQRDSWLAIQAASRILEEKLGKFLKADRALACEQFPQNKECILNRCPLWPHREEDPK; translated from the coding sequence ATGATGACAAAGATAACAGACTGGCAGCGCATTGAATACGACTCTATTCCGATCTATGTTCGTCCCGATATTCCGGACTGGTTCGTACCCAATCAGGCGGCGGATGAAGCCCTGGTTGAGTTTGAGGAAAAAGGGCAAATTTCCGGGGATATTTCGAACCTGCTGAAACGGATCGAGGGCCCGGCAGGGACTAGCTATTTCTCCCGCTCCGGACACCTGAATCTGGATGGCCTCAAGGAATGCTGGCTTCATATCACCAACCGCTGCAATCTGGAATGCAGGCATTGCATGTTTCAGTCTTCCCCCCGGGAGCGGGATGAACTTGAGCCGGAGGATTGCAACCGGATCATTCGTGAGGTCTATGCGCTGGGATGCCGGCTTTTTTTCTTCACCGGCGGCGAGCCCCTTCTGGCCGAGGCCTTTTTTTCAAGCGTACAGGAAATTCTTCAACGTCCCGATACCCATATTGCGGTCTTGACCAACCTGTCCCTTCTGCCCGGATCAAAAGATTTTTTCCAAACTCTTCCCCAGGAGCGTCTCCACTTTCAGGTGAGCGTCGACGGTCTGGAATCCAATCATGACGCCTTACGGGGACCGCAGTCTTTCCGGCGGTTGAACGAAAATCTTGCGATGCTCCGGGAACTCGGTTTTCCCATCACCCTTTCCATGACTGTGAACCGTTCCAATGTCGGGGAAATGGCAGGGATCATCGATTTTGCCTCCAGTCAGTGCGTTTCCAACGTCCATTTCCTCTGGCTTTTCAGAAAAGGTAACGCAAACGAGGGTTTTTTTGTCGATCCGGACAAGATTTTCCTTCACCTGAAAGCCGCCTGGGAACGGGCGGATCGGTTGGGAGTAAAGATCGACAACATCGAAAGTATCCGGTCACAGGTCTTTTCCTGCCCCGGAACGCGGTATGATTTGAGCAATGCGGGTTGGCAATCGCTGGCCATCGGGCCGGATGGCCAGGTTTACCCGACGCCGGCGCTCGTCTATACGGAGGGTATGCGCTGCGGTCCTGTCTCTGAAGGACTGAAGGAGGTATGGGAAAACAGCCCCGTTCTAAAAGCAGTCCGCAACGCCTCCCTGGATACCAGCGAGGTCTATCGGGCTAATCCTTTCCGATATATTATCGGCGGCGGCGACATCGATCACAGCTATCTTTCTTCCGGACAAATTGCCGGGGACGATCCCTATGGGGAACTCTACACAAGTATCGCCAAAGAGCTCATCGTGCGCGAGGCCCGGCAATACGAAACGGTCGGCTATCCCGCCTTCAAACTGAAAATGGGGGAAAAGCTGGGGGAATGCCCTGTCGAAGGCAGCGCCGTGTTCTTCACCCATTCCAATTGCGTGCTCACCCTGCCGGGGCACGATATCCACACCCAGGTCAATCGCTTCTATTCCGGAGCGGCTGAAACTCTCCAGGAAGATATCCTCAACCCGATCTGCTATGAGGAAAGCCTGATTGCACACATTCCGGAAGAGAAGCGCTATCGGAGTTACGGCTGCGGATCACCGGTGCTGGAAGCCAATATACAGCCAGGAGAATCCGTCGTCGATCTGGGAAGCGGCACGGGAATCGAATGCTTTATTGCCGGCAGATTGACCGGGCCTCAGGGAAGGGTCATCGGCATCGATATGGGCGATGCCATGCTCGACGTTGCCGAAAAGACCAAAGTGCGGGTGACGGAAAGTCTTTCCTACGATAACATCATCTTCAAAAAGGCTTTCCTGGAAAGCCTGCCCCTGGACGACCGATCCGTGGATTTAGTGATCTCCAACTGCGTTTTGAACCTCTCTCCGGACAAACGCCGGGTATTTCAGGAAATATTCCGGGTTTTGAAACCTGGAGGCCGTCTGATCATCTCCGATATCACCTGCAATCAGGACATCCCCCTCGAAATCAAATACAATGAGAAACTGCGGGGGGAATGCATCGGCGGTGCGCTGCGCTACCTGGATCTTTTCGGTCTGCTCAATGACCTCGGATTTTCGCACAGCAGGATCGTCTCGGGATACCCCTACCGGACGGTGAAAGGGTACGATTTCCATTCCATCACCTATTCGGCGGTCAAGCCCGCGGAAAACCAGCGGCCGGTTCTCTATGACTTTCCCGATTTTGAATCCCTTATGAAAGAGGTTGAAACCGAACCGACCTGCGCCTGCTTTGCGGCGCCGGAACAGCCCTCTCAAAAGCCGGTTTTGAACGATGCCCCCCACAGGTCCGGCTGCCTGCTTTGCGGCGCTGAACTTCTCTATTTTGACGTGGACCGAAGCCTGTCGTGCTTTTACTGCGGACGCTCCCTGCCGGCCAACACCCAATGCGTCAACGGTCATTTTGTCTGCGATTCCTGCCACAGCGCCGATGCCGTGGGAATTATCCGGCAGGTCTGTCTGAACAGCCGGGAAGCCGATGCTGTCGTACTGATGCAGACGATCCGGTCCCACCCTCATTTCCGGATCCACGGTCCCGAGCATCATTCACTGGTTCCCGCCGTCATTTTGACGGCCTTGCGAAACTCCGGAGACGATATTTCGGATGAACAGATTCTCACGGGAATCCAACGGGGACAAACGATTGCCGGGGGGGCCTGCGCCTTCCTCGGGGCATGCGGCGCAGCGATTGGCGTCGGGATCGCCTTTTCCGTCCTGACTGCGGCGACCCCCTACGATGGAGAAAAGAGACAGACTGTTCAGCAGGTGACCCGGAAGGCGCTCGGGGAGATCGCCTCCTATGATGCGCCCCGCTGCTGCCAGAGGGATTCCTGGCTGGCCATTCAGGCGGCTTCGCGCATACTCGAAGAAAAGCTGGGGAAATTCTTGAAAGCGGATCGAGCACTCGCCTGTGAACAGTTTCCCCAAAACAAGGAGTGCATCTTGAATCGATGCCCTCTCTGGCCGCACAGGGAGGAAGACCCGAAATGA
- a CDS encoding YdjY domain-containing protein — translation MRERISSIPCQDFSRRDFLRSLLIASGAVLLGPQGLLEAAPLLAGGRDWPGDWPTSGNPVMVDTARRIVKLYTKLQLRHLTETTPHWGIGYSGGKLADKFILVSPAGPVALHDALVRIRARAGNNLPLDGYGKFVDGDRLILSAQWPGLPTPVGLNEIFYDSAGKGFDIRFGGNRAIAAEKKTGCLTCLESCPIGISSNAVYPHLSTLQRMLRPTSSFRGKPERLPNKEAVPIVVFYQLAP, via the coding sequence ATGAGAGAACGGATTTCATCTATCCCCTGTCAGGATTTCTCCCGGCGGGATTTTCTTCGTTCTCTGCTGATCGCCAGTGGGGCTGTTCTTCTCGGACCGCAGGGTCTCCTGGAGGCAGCCCCCCTCCTTGCCGGAGGAAGGGACTGGCCTGGAGACTGGCCGACGTCCGGCAACCCCGTCATGGTGGACACGGCAAGGCGAATTGTTAAACTTTACACGAAGCTTCAGCTGCGTCACCTTACGGAGACGACTCCCCACTGGGGAATCGGTTATTCCGGGGGAAAGTTAGCCGACAAGTTCATTCTCGTGTCTCCGGCGGGACCAGTGGCCTTGCATGACGCCCTGGTCCGGATCAGAGCCAGAGCGGGGAACAATCTTCCCCTTGACGGTTACGGCAAATTTGTCGACGGGGATCGCCTGATCCTGTCTGCCCAATGGCCGGGCCTTCCGACACCGGTCGGCCTTAACGAGATCTTTTATGATTCGGCGGGGAAGGGGTTCGATATCCGTTTTGGCGGAAACAGGGCCATTGCGGCGGAAAAGAAAACGGGTTGCCTCACCTGCCTGGAATCCTGCCCGATCGGCATATCGAGCAATGCCGTCTATCCCCACCTCAGCACGCTGCAGCGGATGCTGCGCCCCACTTCTTCCTTCCGTGGGAAACCGGAGAGGCTTCCGAACAAAGAGGCCGTTCCGATCGTTGTCTTTTATCAGTTGGCTCCATAA
- the moaA gene encoding GTP 3',8-cyclase MoaA, whose translation MKDSFGRQINYLRISVTDRCNLRCRYCMPEEGIESKLGHEGVLSLEAFARVVRLAAQVGIRKVRLTGGEPLVRRNIPQLIRYIADVPQIDDIALTTNGILFAPMAEELKAAGLNRVNISLDSFKEDRFRFITRVGNLDQAKKAIFKALELKMNPVKINTVVIRGFNDDEILDFARLAYDYPLHVRFIEFMPVGDLLYWKKDRLMKTDEILEMVKKQFLLTRFKDIRGSGPARYYKAEGGKGSIGFISPMSNHFCAQCNRIRMTADGMIRGCLYDKREVNLRPSLENGSDEEILNLLIETITQKPARHMMDSGWGAKNERKMFQIGG comes from the coding sequence ATGAAAGACAGTTTTGGACGTCAGATTAATTATCTGCGGATTTCGGTCACGGATCGCTGCAACTTGAGGTGCCGCTACTGCATGCCGGAGGAAGGCATTGAAAGCAAACTGGGACATGAAGGAGTATTGAGCCTGGAAGCGTTCGCGCGCGTCGTTCGGCTTGCAGCCCAGGTCGGAATCCGCAAGGTGCGACTGACGGGGGGAGAGCCGCTGGTCCGCAGAAACATCCCGCAATTGATTCGCTACATCGCCGATGTTCCACAGATCGACGATATTGCATTGACAACCAACGGGATTCTGTTTGCCCCTATGGCGGAAGAATTAAAAGCTGCAGGACTCAACCGCGTCAACATCAGCCTGGACAGTTTCAAGGAGGACCGGTTCCGTTTTATCACCCGGGTTGGAAATCTGGATCAGGCGAAAAAGGCGATTTTCAAGGCGTTGGAGCTGAAGATGAATCCGGTGAAAATAAATACGGTAGTCATCAGGGGATTTAACGATGATGAGATTCTGGATTTTGCCCGCCTCGCTTATGATTATCCTCTGCACGTCCGTTTCATCGAGTTTATGCCGGTTGGAGACCTTCTTTACTGGAAAAAGGACCGTTTGATGAAAACAGATGAGATCCTGGAGATGGTGAAAAAGCAGTTTCTCCTGACCCGCTTCAAAGATATCCGAGGCAGTGGCCCGGCAAGATATTATAAAGCGGAAGGCGGCAAGGGTTCGATCGGTTTCATCAGCCCCATGAGCAACCACTTCTGCGCTCAATGCAATCGGATTCGAATGACAGCCGACGGGATGATTCGAGGTTGTCTGTACGACAAAAGGGAAGTTAATTTAAGACCTTCGCTGGAAAACGGCAGTGATGAAGAAATCCTGAATCTCCTTATTGAAACCATTACGCAAAAACCGGCCCGGCACATGATGGACAGCGGCTGGGGAGCGAAAAATGAACGCAAGATGTTTCAAATAGGCGGTTAG
- a CDS encoding TIGR04282 family arsenosugar biosynthesis glycosyltransferase gives MNMQKILLFVKYPEPGKVKTRLESLLDQADIARLYFCFVMDLLETLGGTGCLVDIIYDPPEKEREMARLFGEGYVYRPQEGTDLGERMKNAFQSSFAGGMTSVVLIGSDLPDLPRSVLREAFSSLETKDGVLGPSVDGGYYLVGFRKGGFFPAVFDGIPWSTDLVLSETMRRFSAAGRSISLLPSGRDLDNPEDLQDFRRRNMASHFARFRTMNFLNQLEFPD, from the coding sequence ATGAATATGCAGAAGATCCTCCTGTTTGTGAAGTATCCGGAACCGGGGAAAGTCAAAACGAGACTGGAATCCCTTCTGGATCAAGCCGATATAGCCCGCCTTTATTTCTGCTTCGTTATGGATTTACTGGAAACTCTGGGCGGTACGGGTTGTCTTGTGGATATCATCTATGATCCACCGGAAAAGGAAAGAGAAATGGCACGCCTGTTCGGGGAGGGTTATGTTTATCGGCCGCAGGAAGGAACCGATTTAGGGGAGCGTATGAAAAATGCCTTTCAGAGTTCTTTTGCCGGGGGGATGACTTCGGTCGTGCTGATCGGGTCCGATCTGCCGGACCTGCCACGCTCTGTCTTGCGAGAGGCTTTTTCTTCCCTGGAAACGAAGGATGGCGTTCTCGGACCATCCGTCGATGGCGGGTATTATCTGGTCGGCTTCCGGAAGGGAGGGTTCTTCCCTGCGGTTTTTGACGGTATTCCGTGGAGTACGGATTTGGTCCTTTCAGAAACGATGAGGCGCTTCTCTGCCGCCGGACGAAGCATCTCTCTTCTTCCCTCGGGACGAGATCTGGATAATCCCGAGGATCTACAGGACTTTCGACGGCGGAATATGGCATCTCACTTCGCCCGTTTCCGGACGATGAATTTCCTGAATCAACTCGAATTTCCTGATTGA
- a CDS encoding DUF3343 domain-containing protein, producing MNAPQYCVFLFPSVSYVLKAEKILKDWEIDHKLIPVPRHISADCGVCLRIAMDQQETVVGMLQGAADWESMVFL from the coding sequence ATGAATGCGCCACAGTACTGCGTTTTTCTCTTTCCTTCCGTCAGCTACGTCCTGAAGGCGGAAAAGATCCTCAAGGACTGGGAAATTGATCATAAACTGATCCCCGTTCCCCGGCACATCAGCGCGGATTGCGGGGTCTGTCTCCGGATTGCCATGGACCAGCAGGAAACAGTGGTTGGAATGCTGCAGGGGGCGGCAGACTGGGAAAGTATGGTATTTCTGTAG
- a CDS encoding TIGR04283 family arsenosugar biosynthesis glycosyltransferase — translation MMMKAISMILPYSVIIPVFRESSCIKDTIRHVLDVAAGAVIEIIVVDGDLSGGTIREIRDIRNGRVRKVLSEKGRGMQLNRGASLAQGEILLFLHADTRLPEGAFDKIAVSMKDQRIVGGAFRLAIDSPRLPFRLIEKFVACRSRILGIPYGDQGIFVRKAAFQTLEGFRNVPIMEDLDLMRRIRRCKGRIVILDDPVVTSARRWEQEGILYCTLRNWCLVLFFLLGVPPEKLLKFYPSSRTAPPRAR, via the coding sequence ATGATGATGAAAGCGATATCCATGATCCTGCCATACTCAGTGATTATTCCTGTTTTCCGTGAATCGTCCTGCATAAAAGATACGATCAGACATGTCCTTGATGTGGCGGCAGGTGCTGTCATCGAGATTATCGTGGTAGACGGGGATCTTTCTGGAGGAACGATCCGGGAAATTCGCGACATCCGGAACGGCAGGGTGCGGAAGGTCCTGTCGGAAAAGGGGCGCGGGATGCAGCTCAACCGGGGGGCATCCCTGGCGCAGGGGGAAATTTTACTCTTTCTTCATGCCGACACCCGCCTTCCTGAAGGGGCCTTCGATAAAATCGCCGTTTCCATGAAAGACCAGCGGATTGTGGGAGGCGCCTTCCGGCTGGCTATCGACTCCCCGCGTCTTCCCTTCCGGCTCATCGAAAAATTTGTCGCCTGTCGATCCCGTATCCTGGGAATTCCTTACGGCGATCAGGGGATCTTTGTTCGGAAGGCCGCTTTTCAGACCCTCGAAGGATTCCGGAACGTCCCTATCATGGAGGACCTGGATCTCATGCGCCGCATTCGAAGGTGCAAAGGCCGCATCGTCATCCTTGATGATCCTGTCGTCACCTCCGCCCGCCGCTGGGAACAGGAAGGGATCCTTTACTGTACCCTGCGAAACTGGTGTCTTGTCCTGTTCTTTCTGCTAGGCGTTCCTCCGGAAAAACTTCTCAAATTTTATCCCTCCTCACGCACTGCGCCTCCCCGCGCCCGGTAA
- a CDS encoding rhodanese-like domain-containing protein: protein MFKKRSVWILATLAVFLLGITGNALAAWGTKELQTEKSAVALAREMDRGNYKLVTTEELKSWMDKKTPMLIVDTMPYEASYKKQHVPGAVQMEFPIPEMTTLDDGKKAALEKLLGPDKNRLVVFYCGFVKCTRSHNGAMWAVKLGYKNVYRHPGGIMAWDQAGYPVEKVK from the coding sequence ATGTTCAAAAAGAGAAGTGTATGGATACTGGCAACCCTCGCGGTCTTTTTGCTGGGGATTACAGGCAACGCCCTGGCGGCGTGGGGAACGAAGGAACTGCAGACGGAAAAGAGCGCCGTGGCGCTGGCCCGGGAAATGGACCGGGGAAATTACAAGCTCGTCACCACGGAAGAACTGAAAAGCTGGATGGACAAAAAGACCCCGATGCTGATCGTCGATACCATGCCTTATGAGGCAAGTTACAAGAAACAGCATGTTCCGGGAGCGGTGCAGATGGAATTTCCCATTCCGGAGATGACCACCCTGGATGACGGCAAGAAGGCCGCCTTGGAAAAGCTCCTGGGGCCGGACAAGAATCGCCTCGTCGTTTTCTACTGCGGCTTTGTGAAATGCACCCGGAGCCACAACGGCGCCATGTGGGCCGTGAAGCTGGGCTACAAGAACGTTTATCGCCACCCCGGCGGAATCATGGCCTGGGATCAGGCGGGCTATCCTGTGGAAAAAGTCAAATAG
- a CDS encoding acyl-CoA dehydratase activase translates to MRIAGIDIGSRTVKLAILEEGKLVLSRKTLTSYNPLETAQELIGDTVFDALTATGYGRHLIKGHLDCPVISEIKAFAVGSRFFSQDCSSILDIGGQDTKAISLDSDGNMRKFEMNDKCAAGTGRFLEVMATALGFSLEEFAQAALSAEKAVKINSTCTVFAESEVVSLTAKGVPRNEVALGIHKAIVSRSVGLLKKVPVPGKIFFAGGVALNECVRVLLEEEMASTVFVPSDPQIVGAVGAALSAL, encoded by the coding sequence ATGAGAATCGCCGGAATAGACATCGGATCACGGACCGTCAAGCTGGCCATCCTCGAAGAGGGAAAGCTCGTCCTCTCCCGTAAGACGCTCACGTCTTACAATCCCCTGGAAACGGCACAGGAACTGATCGGGGATACCGTATTCGACGCGCTCACCGCCACCGGATACGGCCGCCATCTCATCAAGGGGCATCTGGACTGCCCGGTGATCAGCGAGATCAAGGCCTTTGCCGTGGGCTCCCGCTTTTTTTCGCAGGATTGTTCGTCCATCCTGGACATCGGCGGACAGGACACGAAGGCCATTTCCCTGGACAGCGACGGGAATATGCGGAAGTTCGAGATGAACGACAAGTGTGCCGCGGGCACGGGCCGTTTCCTGGAGGTCATGGCGACCGCCCTGGGCTTTTCTCTGGAAGAATTCGCCCAGGCGGCCCTTTCGGCCGAAAAGGCGGTCAAAATCAACAGCACCTGTACCGTCTTTGCCGAATCCGAGGTGGTTTCCCTGACCGCCAAGGGTGTGCCGCGCAATGAGGTGGCCCTGGGCATTCACAAGGCCATCGTGAGCCGCTCGGTGGGTCTCCTGAAAAAGGTGCCCGTACCGGGGAAAATCTTTTTCGCCGGAGGCGTTGCCTTGAACGAATGCGTCCGGGTCCTTCTCGAAGAGGAGATGGCCAGCACCGTCTTTGTCCCCTCCGATCCGCAGATCGTGGGGGCGGTCGGGGCCGCGTTGAGCGCGTTATAA
- a CDS encoding double-cubane-cluster-containing anaerobic reductase, translating into MADYTKMWSELGLDLKSHDALLSILGSAYGDIFLSQKDRPEGMKYFDFVMSEVHGLRIQELMEAKARGRIVVGSYCVFVPEELILAVDGVSVGLCAGAEFNFEGAEEVLPRNTCALIKSAFGFKFGKVCPYLEACDVVVGENTCDGKKKAYEILGPLVTDLYVIDLHQTKSDMGRALLKEEYRRFAAKLESVSGKKITPDSLKKGIEVVNAKRMAVKRLAAIRAADPAPISGLDALLVNQVFFYDDPVRFTHSVNQLCDELEERVKQGIGVFAQGTTRVIVSGCPMAVPNWKLPMLIESSNAVIVGEESCVGERGTRWLTEFRGETEEDLLDALTERYFSIDCAVFTPNPSRVDYVKEMTKKLNAQGVIHYSLQFCQPHMVESGPVEKELEKSGIPTLRLETDYSQEDAGQLKTRIEAFVERLENK; encoded by the coding sequence ATGGCGGATTATACAAAAATGTGGTCGGAACTCGGCCTTGACCTGAAAAGTCACGACGCGCTGCTGTCCATTCTGGGCAGCGCCTATGGAGACATCTTTCTTTCCCAGAAAGACCGTCCCGAAGGAATGAAGTATTTCGACTTTGTCATGAGCGAGGTGCACGGACTGCGCATCCAGGAGCTGATGGAGGCAAAAGCCCGGGGAAGGATCGTCGTCGGCTCGTACTGCGTCTTCGTCCCGGAAGAACTGATCCTGGCCGTGGACGGGGTATCCGTGGGATTGTGCGCCGGGGCGGAGTTCAATTTCGAGGGCGCCGAAGAGGTTCTGCCGAGAAACACCTGCGCGCTCATCAAGTCCGCCTTCGGGTTCAAGTTCGGCAAGGTCTGCCCCTACCTGGAAGCCTGCGACGTGGTCGTGGGAGAGAACACCTGCGACGGCAAGAAGAAGGCTTATGAAATCCTGGGCCCGCTGGTCACGGATCTGTACGTCATCGATCTTCACCAGACAAAATCCGACATGGGACGGGCCTTACTGAAGGAGGAATACCGCAGGTTCGCCGCGAAGCTGGAAAGTGTCAGCGGAAAGAAGATCACCCCCGACTCGCTCAAGAAGGGCATTGAAGTCGTCAATGCGAAGCGGATGGCGGTAAAAAGGCTGGCGGCGATTCGCGCGGCCGATCCGGCGCCGATATCCGGTCTGGACGCCCTCCTGGTAAACCAGGTGTTTTTCTATGACGACCCGGTTCGCTTTACCCATTCGGTCAACCAGCTCTGTGATGAGCTGGAAGAACGCGTGAAACAAGGGATTGGCGTTTTTGCGCAGGGGACAACGCGGGTCATTGTTTCCGGGTGTCCCATGGCCGTTCCCAACTGGAAACTCCCCATGCTGATCGAATCGAGCAATGCGGTCATCGTCGGCGAGGAATCCTGCGTGGGTGAGCGGGGAACGCGCTGGCTGACGGAATTCAGGGGCGAAACGGAGGAGGACCTCCTCGACGCCCTCACGGAGCGGTATTTCAGCATCGACTGCGCCGTCTTTACGCCGAATCCCTCCCGGGTGGACTACGTGAAGGAAATGACGAAGAAACTGAATGCCCAAGGCGTGATCCATTACAGCCTCCAATTCTGCCAGCCTCACATGGTGGAAAGCGGTCCCGTCGAGAAGGAACTGGAAAAGTCGGGCATCCCGACGCTGCGCCTGGAGACCGACTACAGCCAGGAAGACGCGGGACAGCTCAAGACGCGGATCGAAGCCTTTGTCGAGCGGTTGGAGAACAAATGA